In Kogia breviceps isolate mKogBre1 chromosome 9, mKogBre1 haplotype 1, whole genome shotgun sequence, a single window of DNA contains:
- the C9H7orf25 gene encoding UPF0415 protein C7orf25 homolog isoform X2 yields the protein MSAHSMLCERIAIAKELMKRAESLSRSRKGGIEGSAKLCSKLKAELKFLQKVEAGKVAIKESHLQSTNLTHLRAIVESAENLEDVVSVLHVFGYTDTLGEKQTLVVDVVANGGHTWVKAIGRKAEALHNIWLGRGQYGDKSIVEQAEDFLQASHQQPVQYSNPHVVFAFYNSVSSPMAEKLKEMGVSVRGDIVAVNSLLEPREELQASESESDDDGPELLRVTRVDRENILASVAFPTEIKVDVCTRANLDITTLITYVSALSYGGCRFIFREKVLTEQAEQERKEQVLPQLEAFMKDKELFACESAVKDFQSILDTLGGPGERERAAMLIKRINVVPDQPSERALKLVSSSKINSRSLTIFGTGDTLKAITMTANSGFVRAANNQGVKFSVFIHQPRALTESKEALATPLPAQLTTNTDDIL from the coding sequence ATGTCTGCACATTCCATGCTCTGTGAACGGATCGCCATAGCCAAGGAACTGATGAAGAGAGCAGAATCACTCTCCAGGTCAAGAAAAGGTGGCATCGAAGGTAGTGCCAAGCTGTGCAGCAAACTGAAGGCAGAATTAAAATTCCTACAGAAGGTAGAAGCTGGGAAAGTAGCCATTAAGGAGTCCCATTTACAGAGCACTAACCTGACACACCTAAGAGCCATCGTGGAATCAGCAGAAAACCTGGAAGATGTGGTCAGCGTGCTCCATGTCTTTGGTTACACAGACACCTTGGGTGAAAAGCAGACCCTTGTGGTGGATGTCGTTGCAAACGGTGGTCATACTTGGGTGAAAGCCATTGGCCGGAAGGCTGAAGCGCTGCATAACATTTGGCTGGGCCGGGGCCAGTATGGCGACAAAAGCATCGTTGAACAGGCCGAAGACTTCCTCCAGGCCAGTCACCAGCAGCCGGTGCAGTACAGCAACCCTCACGTCGTCTTCGCATTTTACAACAGTGTCTCCAGCCCCATGGCCGAGAAGCTGAAAGAAATGGGTGTATCTGTGAGGGGAGACATAGTAGCCGTGAACTCTCTGTTAGAGCCCCGTGAAGAGCTCCAGGCCAGTGAGAGCGAATCAGACGATGATGGCCCCGAACTTTTGCGGGTGACCAGAGTAGACCGAGAAAACATCCTAGCGAGTGTCGCGTTTCCAACGGAGATCAAGGTTGACGTGTGCACAAGAGCCAACCTGGACATTACTACTTTAATCACATATGTATCTGCCCTCAGCTACGGAGGCTGCCGCTTTATCTTCAGAGAAAAAGTGCTCACCGAACAAGCAGAGCAAGAGAGGAAAGAGCAGGTTCTGCCACAGCTGGAGGCATTTATGAAGGACAAGGAATTGTTTGCCTGCGAATCTGCCGTCAAGGACTTTCAGTCTATCCTGGATACCTTAGGAGGACCCGGGGAGAGAGAGCGGGCCGCTATGCTAATTAAGCGAATTAACGTGGTCCCAGACCAGCCTTCTGAGCGTGCCTTGAAACTAGTGTCCAGTTCAAAAATCAACAGCCGCTCATTAACGATTTTTGGGACAGGAGACACCCTAAAAGCCATTACAATGACTGCCAATAGTGGTTTTGTCAGAGCTGCCAACAACCAGGGTGTTAAGTTCAGTGTGTTTATCCATCAGCCCAGAGCACTTACTGAGAGCAAAGAGGCCCTAGCTACCCCCTTACCTGCACAACTGACAACAAACACTGATGATATCCTTTAA
- the C9H7orf25 gene encoding UPF0415 protein C7orf25 homolog isoform X1 codes for MKAQRVLEPSGRKKQLRSLAIILSLALRGGGSHSRIRHAESQERHNAVSMSAHSMLCERIAIAKELMKRAESLSRSRKGGIEGSAKLCSKLKAELKFLQKVEAGKVAIKESHLQSTNLTHLRAIVESAENLEDVVSVLHVFGYTDTLGEKQTLVVDVVANGGHTWVKAIGRKAEALHNIWLGRGQYGDKSIVEQAEDFLQASHQQPVQYSNPHVVFAFYNSVSSPMAEKLKEMGVSVRGDIVAVNSLLEPREELQASESESDDDGPELLRVTRVDRENILASVAFPTEIKVDVCTRANLDITTLITYVSALSYGGCRFIFREKVLTEQAEQERKEQVLPQLEAFMKDKELFACESAVKDFQSILDTLGGPGERERAAMLIKRINVVPDQPSERALKLVSSSKINSRSLTIFGTGDTLKAITMTANSGFVRAANNQGVKFSVFIHQPRALTESKEALATPLPAQLTTNTDDIL; via the exons atgaaggcGCAAAGAGTGTTAGAACCCAGCGGACGTAAGAAGCAGCTCAGAAGTCTAGCTATCATCCTTTCCTTAGCTCTCAGAGGAGGAGGGAGTCACTCCAGAATCAGACACGCAGAATCCCAG gAAAGGCATAATGCTGTCAGCATGTCTGCACATTCCATGCTCTGTGAACGGATCGCCATAGCCAAGGAACTGATGAAGAGAGCAGAATCACTCTCCAGGTCAAGAAAAGGTGGCATCGAAGGTAGTGCCAAGCTGTGCAGCAAACTGAAGGCAGAATTAAAATTCCTACAGAAGGTAGAAGCTGGGAAAGTAGCCATTAAGGAGTCCCATTTACAGAGCACTAACCTGACACACCTAAGAGCCATCGTGGAATCAGCAGAAAACCTGGAAGATGTGGTCAGCGTGCTCCATGTCTTTGGTTACACAGACACCTTGGGTGAAAAGCAGACCCTTGTGGTGGATGTCGTTGCAAACGGTGGTCATACTTGGGTGAAAGCCATTGGCCGGAAGGCTGAAGCGCTGCATAACATTTGGCTGGGCCGGGGCCAGTATGGCGACAAAAGCATCGTTGAACAGGCCGAAGACTTCCTCCAGGCCAGTCACCAGCAGCCGGTGCAGTACAGCAACCCTCACGTCGTCTTCGCATTTTACAACAGTGTCTCCAGCCCCATGGCCGAGAAGCTGAAAGAAATGGGTGTATCTGTGAGGGGAGACATAGTAGCCGTGAACTCTCTGTTAGAGCCCCGTGAAGAGCTCCAGGCCAGTGAGAGCGAATCAGACGATGATGGCCCCGAACTTTTGCGGGTGACCAGAGTAGACCGAGAAAACATCCTAGCGAGTGTCGCGTTTCCAACGGAGATCAAGGTTGACGTGTGCACAAGAGCCAACCTGGACATTACTACTTTAATCACATATGTATCTGCCCTCAGCTACGGAGGCTGCCGCTTTATCTTCAGAGAAAAAGTGCTCACCGAACAAGCAGAGCAAGAGAGGAAAGAGCAGGTTCTGCCACAGCTGGAGGCATTTATGAAGGACAAGGAATTGTTTGCCTGCGAATCTGCCGTCAAGGACTTTCAGTCTATCCTGGATACCTTAGGAGGACCCGGGGAGAGAGAGCGGGCCGCTATGCTAATTAAGCGAATTAACGTGGTCCCAGACCAGCCTTCTGAGCGTGCCTTGAAACTAGTGTCCAGTTCAAAAATCAACAGCCGCTCATTAACGATTTTTGGGACAGGAGACACCCTAAAAGCCATTACAATGACTGCCAATAGTGGTTTTGTCAGAGCTGCCAACAACCAGGGTGTTAAGTTCAGTGTGTTTATCCATCAGCCCAGAGCACTTACTGAGAGCAAAGAGGCCCTAGCTACCCCCTTACCTGCACAACTGACAACAAACACTGATGATATCCTTTAA
- the PSMA2 gene encoding proteasome subunit alpha type-2, translating to MAERGYSFSLTTFSPSGKLVQIEYALAAVAGGAPSVGIKAANGVVLATEKKQKSILYDERSVHKVEPITKHIGLVYSGMGPDYRVLVHRARKLAQQYYLVYQEPIPTAQLVQRVASVMQEYTQSGGVRPFGVSLLICGWNEGRPYLFQSDPSGAYFAWKATAMGKNYVNGKTFLEKRYNEDLELEDAIHTAILTLKESFEGQMTEDNIEVGICNEAGFRRLTPTEVKDYLAAIA from the exons ATGGCGGAGCGTGGTTACAGCTTTTCGCTGACTACATTCAG CCCCTCTGGTAAACTTGTCCAGATTGAATATGCTTTGGCTGCTGTAGCTGGAGGAGCCCCTTCAGTGGGAATTAAAG ctgcaAATGGTGTGGTCTTGGCAactgagaagaaacagaaatccaTTTTGTATGACGAGCGAAGTGTCCACAAAGTGGAACCAATCACCAAGCATATAGGTTTGGTGTATAGCGGCATGGGCCCAGATTACAG AGTGCTTGTGCACAGAGCTCGAAAACTAGCTCAACAATACTATCTCGTTTACCAAGAACCCATTCCCACAGCTCAGCTGGTACAGAGAGTAGCTTCCGTGATGCAAGAATACACCCAGTCAGG tGGTGTTCGTCCATTTGGAGTTTCTTTACTTATTTGTGGTTGGAATGAGGGACGACCATATTTATTTCAGTCAGATCCATCT GGAGCTTACTTTGCCTGGAAAGCCACAGCAATGGGAAAGAACTATGTGAATGGGAAAACTTTCCTTGAGAAAAG ATATAATGAAGATCTGGAACTTGAAGATGCCATTCATACAGCCATATTAACGCTAAAG GAAAGCTTTGAAGGGCAGATGACAGAAGATAACATAGAAGTTGGAATCTGCAATGAAGCCGGATTTAGGAGGCTGACTCCAACTGAAGTTAAGGATTACTTGGCTGCCATTGCATAA